One window of the Mytilus galloprovincialis chromosome 14, xbMytGall1.hap1.1, whole genome shotgun sequence genome contains the following:
- the LOC143059405 gene encoding uncharacterized protein LOC143059405: MCYECDGKLQYEACHRVTFCDYDESCFISEESRFGEKFYRNGCQDKSLCQTVQYPYPVVGKRSVQREKCCKGDLCNSNFNDLSQSSILSTTTIYTTSADVCSMQSPCHNGATCKHQNRDKEFLCNCTEGFYGDTCQYSESEGTSFILLFTEVFDLRFATPKALVTSCNGGLYKAYSFGNNLTNEYWTLQPNQSEFALNHNVYMTDGIKHAGVELKGNKPTSVFGFNYNKVPLYGYSGGYLAIPTHFLSRTYIIPSFKPYNNVANSCFALTPVEKSATVNIQLKTESGSLTFKKRQYSHGENITAVIAKYETLELSHSHDLTGTYVTSSSPLAVVSGNKCNYIEGTGSCNNFIEMVLPVENLDQVYIVPHIETRDISTVRLLSLISSTITIKNTNNSVMVKQNTAREFLDFNHSTISYVNASSDISITIYPHEIANSKGDAFMMTIHGVNQYLPHYNFVVPKGFTSFISVTVLTNELNGFMLDGHIVTIDSVFTLSTGSGSYSSFSKSITSAHDAVC, from the exons ATGTGCTATGAATGTGACGGGAAACTACAATATGAAGCCTGTCATCGGGTGACCTTCTGTGATTATGACGAG TCATGTTTCATATCTGAAGAATCACGATTTGGAGAAAAATTCTACAGAAATGGATGTCAAGACAAAAGT CTTTGTCAAACTGTTCAATATCCTTATCCTGTGGTCGGAAAAAGATCTGTTCAGCGTGAAAAATGTTGTAAAGGAGATTTGTGTAACAGTAATTTTAACGATTTGTCTCAATCATCAATCCTGTCGACTACTACAATCTATACAACATCTGCAG ATGTGTGTAGTATGCAGTCGCCTTGTCATAACGGAGCGACATGCAAACACCAGAACAGAGACAAAGAATTCTTGTGTAATTGTACTGAAGGCTTTTACGGAGACACTTGTCAGTATTCAG AATCCGAAGGGACatcatttattcttttatttacgGAAGTGTTTGATTTACGATTCGCAACACCAAAAGCACTAGTAACATCATGTAACGGTGGATTGTATAAAGCGTATTCATTTGGTAACAACCTTACCAATGAATATTGGACTCTCCAGCCGAACCAGAGCGAATTTGCACTTAATCACAATGTTTATATGACCGATGGAATAAAACATGCAGGTGTAGAGCTTAAAGGAAACAAACCAACATCTGTTTTTGGATTCAACTACAATAAAGTTCCCTTATATGGATACAGTGGAGGTTACCTAGCAATTCCTACCCATTTCCTATCAAGAACATACATCATTCCCTCATTTAAACCATATAATAACGTAGCAAATAGTTGTTTTGCCTTAACTCCTGTTGAAAAATCTGCAACTGTAAATATACAGTTAAAAACTGAATCTGGGTCTTTAACCTTCAAAAAACGGCAATATTCACACGGTGAGAATATAACTGCTGTCATTGCAAAGTATGAAACTTTAGAATTATCACATTCTCATGATTTGACAGGGACATATGTTACCAGTTCCAGTCCTTTAGCTGTTGTAAGTGgaaataaatgtaactatatAGAAGGTACTGGCAGCTGTAATAACTTTATTGAAATGGTTTTACCAGTTGAAAATCTTGATCAAGTATACATAGTTCCACACATTGAAACTCGTGATATAAGCACGGTTCGATTGCTAAGTTTAATTTCCTCtacaataacaatcaaaaacacaaataatagcGTAATGGTGAAGCAAAATACTGCACGGGAGTTTCTTGATTTTAATCACAGCACAATATCATATGTTAATGCTTCGAGTGatatatcaattacaatataTCCGCATGAGATAGCAAACAGTAAAGGAGATGCTTTTATGATGACAATACATGGAGTTAATCAATATCTTCCACATTACAATTTTGTTGTGCCAAAAGGATTCACCAGCTTTATTAGTGTCACTGTGTTAACTAACGAACTGAATGGGTTCATGTTAGATGGTCACATTGTTACTATCGATAGTGTCTTTACATTATCTACTGGTTCCGGAAGCTATAGCtccttttcaaaatcaataacaaGTG